The following are encoded together in the Thermomicrobiales bacterium genome:
- a CDS encoding methyltransferase domain-containing protein yields MSIRQPAEWNASVYHQVSNPHVGWGRTVLSDLTLRGDETAIDAGCGSGRLTAELLELLPDGHVIAIDRSANMVAEARANLARFGNRVTIVQADVGRLSLADVGDAPVDLIFSTATFHWIRDHDALFRGLLSVLKPGGLLSAQCGGGPNLASLLQRVERQMRSSEFGQYFDGWNGPWEFADDVTTASRLRDSGFTNITTWLYESPTPMDDASAYGTFLTNVILGEHLTRIPEDLRERFVAQLVEGAAAEDPPYVFDYWRLNMRANRPLDS; encoded by the coding sequence ATGTCCATTCGACAACCGGCGGAGTGGAACGCCTCCGTCTATCACCAGGTTTCCAACCCGCATGTCGGCTGGGGACGCACGGTGCTCAGCGATCTCACGCTACGGGGCGATGAGACGGCGATCGACGCGGGATGCGGGTCGGGACGCTTGACGGCCGAGCTGCTCGAGCTCCTCCCCGACGGGCATGTGATCGCCATCGACCGTTCGGCGAACATGGTGGCCGAAGCGCGCGCGAACCTGGCGCGGTTCGGGAACCGGGTCACGATCGTGCAGGCGGACGTTGGAAGGTTGTCGCTCGCAGATGTGGGCGATGCACCGGTCGATCTCATCTTCTCGACAGCAACGTTTCACTGGATCCGTGATCACGACGCGCTCTTCCGCGGTTTGCTCAGCGTGCTGAAGCCTGGTGGACTGCTTTCCGCGCAATGCGGAGGCGGCCCGAATCTGGCATCGTTGCTCCAGCGCGTCGAGCGCCAGATGCGCTCGTCCGAGTTCGGCCAATATTTCGACGGCTGGAATGGTCCCTGGGAGTTCGCGGACGATGTCACGACCGCGAGCCGCCTGCGAGACTCCGGTTTCACGAACATCACTACCTGGCTCTACGAGTCCCCTACCCCGATGGACGATGCCAGCGCGTACGGAACCTTTCTCACCAATGTCATCCTGGGCGAACATCTGACTCGCATACCCGAAGATCTGCGTGAACGGTTCGTTGCGCAGCTTGTCGAGGGCGCGGCGGCGGAAGATCCGCCCTACGTCTTCGACTACTGGCGGCTCAACATGCGCGCCAATCGTCCGCTCGATTCCTAG
- a CDS encoding VOC family protein, with the protein MMSFRYIVSDVDAAVTFYTTMLEFELEEQFGSAMAIVRRGDAVLWLAGPQSSAARPMPEGARPAPGGWNRIVIEVDDIATTVEALRATGARLRSDIVSGPGGRQVLVEDPSGNPIELFQPLR; encoded by the coding sequence ATGATGTCATTCCGCTATATCGTCTCGGATGTCGATGCCGCCGTGACGTTCTACACCACCATGCTCGAGTTCGAGCTGGAAGAGCAGTTCGGATCGGCAATGGCCATCGTGCGCCGGGGCGATGCTGTGCTCTGGCTGGCTGGTCCGCAAAGCTCGGCCGCGCGTCCAATGCCGGAAGGCGCTCGACCGGCGCCCGGCGGGTGGAACCGGATCGTCATCGAGGTGGACGACATCGCTACGACGGTCGAAGCGTTGCGTGCGACTGGAGCCCGCTTGCGCAGCGACATCGTCTCCGGTCCGGGCGGGAGGCAGGTGCTGGTGGAGGACCCATCCGGCAACCCAATCGAGCTTTTCCAGCCGTTGCGTTAG
- a CDS encoding FAD-dependent oxidoreductase — protein sequence MPTLEVDTIVIGGGLLGWSAAYPLVKAGQRVALIDRMDEGHATQAGAGIIAPGMNVRDSETGYELRKAAIAYYAELVDSLTADGEPDTGYERVGALFVARSEAEAETLPALASDMIRRREDGLGNVGEVTLLDPEAARALFPPLGGILGAVHASDASRVNGRILRDAIRSACQRNGCELIVGEAELVSASDTLVEVKVGSTLVEGTSLIIAAGAWSCYLAEKLGFALPVFPQRGQIVHLDMPDAYTGDWPIILGYHDQYILTFRPNRVVCGATRESDSGYEVRLTAAGVKSVLDEGLAVAPGLGIATIAEIRIGLRPFSPDRLPVLGPAPDHPNIFLCTGHGPSGLQLGPYSGRLVAGLVLGEQPAIDITPFLVDRFQVQATVVNG from the coding sequence ATGCCCACCCTCGAGGTCGATACCATCGTCATTGGCGGAGGATTGCTGGGCTGGAGCGCGGCCTATCCCCTGGTCAAAGCCGGACAGCGGGTTGCCCTGATCGACCGAATGGACGAGGGTCACGCCACCCAGGCGGGCGCTGGGATCATCGCGCCGGGAATGAACGTGCGCGATTCAGAAACCGGCTACGAGTTGCGCAAGGCAGCCATTGCCTATTACGCCGAGCTGGTCGATTCACTCACGGCTGATGGCGAACCAGATACGGGTTACGAGCGCGTGGGCGCGCTCTTCGTCGCACGCAGCGAAGCCGAAGCGGAGACACTTCCTGCCCTGGCAAGCGACATGATCCGCAGGCGCGAGGATGGGCTTGGCAATGTCGGTGAGGTGACGCTCCTCGATCCAGAGGCGGCGCGCGCGCTCTTCCCTCCCCTGGGCGGCATTCTTGGCGCGGTGCATGCGTCAGACGCCTCACGGGTCAATGGGCGCATTCTGCGCGATGCGATTCGCTCGGCATGTCAGCGCAATGGGTGCGAACTGATCGTGGGAGAGGCAGAACTGGTTTCCGCCAGCGATACGCTGGTGGAAGTGAAAGTCGGTTCCACGCTGGTGGAAGGGACCAGCCTGATCATCGCGGCCGGAGCCTGGTCATGCTATCTGGCCGAGAAGCTCGGGTTCGCGCTCCCGGTTTTTCCACAGCGCGGGCAAATCGTGCATCTGGACATGCCGGACGCCTATACCGGGGATTGGCCGATCATCCTCGGATATCACGACCAGTACATCCTCACCTTCCGGCCCAACCGGGTGGTCTGCGGAGCGACCCGTGAAAGCGACTCCGGTTATGAAGTGCGCTTGACGGCCGCGGGTGTGAAATCAGTATTGGACGAGGGACTGGCGGTCGCGCCCGGACTGGGAATCGCCACCATTGCCGAAATCAGGATCGGTCTTCGCCCGTTCAGTCCCGATCGGTTGCCCGTCCTCGGACCGGCTCCCGACCATCCGAACATCTTCCTCTGCACCGGTCATGGACCGTCGGGTCTTCAGCTTGGCCCGTACTCGGGGCGGCTGGTCGCCGGACTGGTGCTCGGCGAGCAGCCCGCCATCGACATCACCCCGTTTCTGGTCGACCGATTTCAGGTCCAGGCGACAGTCGTCAATGGCTGA
- a CDS encoding mandelate racemase/muconate lactonizing enzyme family protein translates to MKITAVTSYPVKVGFRNQFVVKIDTDEGISGVGEGGMSGREKGMAGMVEHLSRWLIGEDPGRIEHLWQTCYRTAYFEGGNILTAALSAIDIALWDIQGKRLGVPVYQLLGGACRDYLPLFATPGALDGPEIVEKAKQMHAEGWNVQRFVPVMKSTLKDDASKTEVFEPLEAIDLAAHWLREIRKEAGTGLNLAIDFHHRLNVAESALFCQRIEDLHLYFVEEPLRSENPRAYQQLRTMTSVPFAIGEEFASPFAFVPWIEDGITNFVRVDVSNVGGITAARKVAAMAEHHYMDVMPHNPLGPITTAASIHFGLATSNFSYLEYQHRLADDYDRDLFPEMPKIDGPRFPVPTAPGLGVTFDHEVAAERAFEFWDAPRWRRRDGSYQNW, encoded by the coding sequence ATGAAGATCACGGCAGTAACGTCGTATCCGGTCAAGGTTGGATTTCGCAATCAGTTCGTCGTCAAGATCGACACCGATGAGGGGATCTCCGGTGTTGGCGAGGGTGGCATGTCCGGCCGCGAAAAAGGCATGGCCGGTATGGTGGAGCACCTTTCCCGCTGGTTGATCGGCGAAGACCCGGGCCGCATCGAGCACCTCTGGCAAACCTGCTATCGCACGGCGTATTTCGAAGGGGGCAACATCCTCACAGCTGCCCTGAGCGCGATCGATATCGCGCTTTGGGACATTCAGGGCAAGCGGCTGGGCGTTCCCGTTTACCAGTTGCTTGGGGGCGCCTGCCGTGACTATCTGCCGCTCTTCGCCACTCCCGGCGCGCTCGATGGCCCGGAGATCGTGGAGAAGGCGAAACAGATGCACGCCGAAGGTTGGAACGTCCAGCGCTTCGTGCCGGTGATGAAGTCGACACTGAAGGACGATGCGTCCAAAACGGAAGTGTTCGAGCCGCTGGAAGCCATCGATCTCGCCGCGCATTGGCTGCGCGAAATTCGCAAGGAGGCCGGTACCGGGCTCAATCTCGCGATCGACTTCCATCACCGACTGAATGTTGCCGAATCGGCGTTGTTTTGCCAGCGAATCGAGGATCTGCATCTCTACTTCGTGGAAGAGCCATTGCGTTCTGAGAATCCGCGTGCCTACCAGCAGCTACGGACCATGACGTCGGTTCCGTTCGCGATCGGGGAGGAGTTCGCAAGTCCGTTCGCGTTCGTTCCGTGGATCGAGGATGGCATCACGAACTTCGTGCGGGTCGATGTTTCCAATGTCGGCGGAATAACCGCCGCGCGCAAAGTGGCCGCTATGGCCGAGCATCACTACATGGATGTCATGCCGCACAATCCGCTCGGCCCAATCACCACTGCTGCGTCGATCCATTTCGGATTGGCGACCTCGAATTTCTCGTATCTCGAGTATCAGCACCGGTTGGCGGACGACTACGATCGAGACCTTTTCCCGGAGATGCCGAAGATCGACGGACCGCGGTTCCCTGTACCCACCGCGCCCGGTCTCGGCGTCACGTTCGATCACGAGGTCGCCGCCGAGCGCGCGTTCGAGTTCTGGGACGCTCCCCGCTGGCGGCGTCGAGACGGCTCCTATCAGAACTGGTAA